The sequence GATTACGATCAGAGTGCCCGTGAAAGATATTTCAAAGAATTATTCTCTATTGTTGTTAGATATATAATTATTGTTGTGTTCATACTTATATTTTTGTACAATAAATTCTCTTACTACTTTCCAGCTTTATCCATGGAATTACGGAACTCAATTGAGCTTTATTTAATGATATATTTTCTGAGTGTCCCCTTGTTTTGCAAGTTATCCATAAAAGCTAAAAGTTTACGCAAACAATTGAGTGTGCTTTTTCTCACTAACCCGGTAATTTTATTGTTTTTGATTTTTTTATTGATAGGGCAAATACCTGTACAAGATCCACGGGATATTCTCTTTTTTGGATCTGGACCGGTAGGTAGTTTTCTCTTGATCTTCACCCAAGCAGGAATAGATAAAAAATTTATTGTAGATTGTCTAATATATGCAATAATACAACAAGTTTTATTCTCAGTCATCCAACCAGCATATAGAGTAGAGAGAGGAAAGCTAGCAGTAGAGATAATAGCATTTACCTTTGGTGTTATATCATTAGTGGGGCTTTTCGTTTCTACAGAGATTTCTTCCATATTATATAAATATATTGAGAAGACAGCATATTTAGGAGAAGATTATTTTAAGGCAATAGGTATAGCAAATCCCCAAGAATTTAAACTCTTTTTCGAGACAACATTTAAATATATTTTACTGCCATCATCGTTCTGTTCAACAATTCCTTTAATAATATTTAAATTTAGAGAGTATTCTAATAAAAACAAAGGAAATAAATTGTTTGAGAAAATTTCAATCATTGAAGATAGTCTAGAAAAATCAAAAAATTTAAAAAAGGCAATTTATTTTGGGGGTAGCTCTATAAAAAACTTGATTTTGGTGAGCCCAAATTTCCAAAGTGAACATGAGGTATTAATAAGCAAAAAATATAAAAAGACGAGTCGATTAGTAAGAAGGTATAGACGAATTAGAAGGAAGATCGGGGAAAATTTATACAAAAAATTGAATTCATTAAAACTTATGTGTTTAAAGTGCAAATTGGGAATATTAGATTTAAAAGAATCATTCAAGGAAGCAGCAAAAATAATATCTACTAATTGGAAAAATAAAAGAAGATCATTTTGTATCTCTATATTTTTTGTTTTTATTATTGGTACTGCAATTTATTACTTCTTGTTAAAATTTTATACAAGAGAGAATATTGACTTTATTAAATCCACCTTTTTGGGTCTAATTACAATTATATATAACGAGTATGTTGGATGGTTTAGAGGTAATTATGATTTAGCGAATTATTCAATATTAACTATTTATTATGGAGTATGCACTTTATATTTTTGTATAAAGAAAATAAGAGCAAAAAAAGTGGTCATACTAGATAAGGGCAACACTATAAGAATTGTAGTGCACTTAATATTATTTTCGTTTTTGTTCTTGGTAGGGCTTCGAAATTATTATAACTATATTTTTCATTTAGTTCTAAGTTTTACAATTTTTCATTTGTTATGGTTCTTAAGTTACTTGAACGATCTTACATTAGAAAAGAGCCATCAAAAAGATAATAAGCAATTTTATAAAACTGAGGATAAAAAAAGTTAAATTTAAATCAAGTGGAATAACTTATACATTCATAAGTGTAAGGAGAGCAGTAAGGAATATTCTTATCTATTATTGTGAATGCGACTAGATCTTTCTCAATAATAACGTAGGTAAAAATGTATGAATATAAGTTGATAGTAGATAGGATGAATATTGGCTAATAAAGAATCAGGCTACCCAAAGGGAATCCGGTGACGGGGGAGTTTCTCGGGTGACATCAAAACTGTCACTACACTCGTAGAAGCTTATGTGGCGTTATTTTCGGACAGGGGTTCGACTCCCCTCGCCTCCATATGGTAAATCACAACTGAAAGCAGCCAACGCAGAAACTTTCTCTTCGTTGGCTGCTTTTACTATCACGGCCTCAGCCGCCAGCGATAGAATTACATCACCTTGTTTGAAAACTTTTTTATATAAAGAGGGCTAGCTACTTAAATAAAGATTGTCCAGTAGAGATGAATCTTTGAGCGGCTGGCGATGTTTCGTTCATATAAGGGCAGTAAAGGCCTAAGTGCCTCCAAATAGCAGGCTCCAACTCTCTAACCTCAACATCGGGAAGTGTGTCCGGCAACGCCAATTGAGGAAGCACTGTAACGCCAAGCCCTTCTTGAACCATGTTTAATATGGTAGCCAGTTCCATTACTTCAAATTGTACGAAAGGAGATAAATCGGATTGCTTGAAGATCTCTCGAATGATAAGTTCGCATCCGCCTGACGGCATGATGAATGGAGCGTCCGCAAGCTTTTGTAAAGGAGTCGTCGGGTAGTTTGTGAGCGGATGATCTTTGGATATTACTACAACCATCTTATCTCTGGTGATAGGAATAATGGTGTCGTCCCAGCAAAGCTTCGCTATAAACCCCATGTCAATAACTCGATTATTGATCCATTCTTTAACTTCATGGTCTGTCCCCTCAAATAATACGATTTCTATCTTGGGGTACAATTGTTTGAAAGTAGCGATCATTTTCGGCAGCAATCGAGCGGTCGTACTGAGGAAACTGCCGATGCGGATGGTGCCGATCCCAAACCCCTTCTCGGCAGCCGCCTCTTGTTCGATTATGGATATATTATTTATTATGTCTCTGACTGGTTTAAGAACACGCTTTCCAAAATCCGATGCAATCACGCCTCGTTTCGCGAATAATCAACGGCACTCCCAATTCGGACTCCATGTTAGCTATCGCATGGCTGACAGCGGATTGAGTCATGTTAAGCGCTTCTCCAGCTTTTGTAAAACTCCCGGTTTCAATTACTTTAGAGAATACCTTGAATTATGTAAATGTCATGAGCTTCTCCTCATGTATATTATGAATTAAATCAATTTGCTTTATTGTATAATGACATTTATCTTTAAACAAGAAGAATAAAGATTAGTAGAATTGTGAATGATACTGTCATGATTTTACACGGCATTGTGGAGGTTTTTTATCATGAGCAGAAGCTTTCTCGTTTTGTACGGAGTTGGCGGCAGTGGACCCGATCATTGGCAAAGATGGTTGCAGCAAGAGCTGGTGAAGCAAGGTGAAAAAGTCCGTTTTCCTGACTTTCCAAACAAAGATCAACCTAACAAGGATGTTTGGCTCGACTATTTGGCTTCTGTTATTGAAGAAATTCCACAAGATGAAGAAGTAATCGTTGTGGCTCACAGCTTAGCGTGCATCATGTGGTTTCACTATACGGCTTCGTGTCCGAAACGAAAAGTACAGCGAGCCATTCTTATAGCGCCGCCTTCGCCATTTTTGGAATATGAGCCGGTAATGACGTTTTTTCCTATACCGGAAAACATGCTTGAAATTGCAACGGTTGCGAAAAAGACGTTGTTTGTTTTGTCCTCAACAGACCCTTATTGTTCGGTAGTAGATGCTTCTGAATATTTAGATTTAGGGGTTCCTTGCGTTATGTTGCCGAAAATGGGACACATCAACGTAGATGCGGGCTACGGTCCATGGCCGTGGATTCTCGATGTATGCTTGAACGAGCAAGTTACAGTATGAGCAAAGTGATTCATATCGACTTATCAGTGATTATGATCAAGAGGTCAAAGCTCACAGGGGAATTCCTCGAACGATCGAGCTGAAATTTCTTCAAGCAGCTAATACTTGACCCCGGCGAATTGTGGATTTGCTCCACCACGGTTCGCCTCCATATGGAGTAAGTAAAAGACACCTTGAGGGGTGTCTTTTTTGATAGGTACAAGTTTGAATCGTTAGAGATAAAGAAGCTAAGACTTCATCAGCCGTTTTCGCGGAGTGGACGGTTTAGCTCTATTTTGCATGCTCATCTGGCTGATGAATACCAAAAATATTTCCTTCTGTATCAATGTAATACCCTTGCCACGCCATTCCTGGCAGTGCATACTTTGGCAACGCGAGCTTGCCTCCAAGATTTAGAATTTTTGTTTCGGTAGAATCGTAGTCTTCCACTCCCATAGTACATGCATACCCATTCACAGCCTGACCGGGTTGTGTGGAAGCACCTTGACGTTGCATCAAAGCCCCGTTGATTCCGGGTTCATTTGCATCGCCTGTCACAGCTCCCCAATAGGGCATTCCAGCATAATCACTCCAATCCTCAAATGTCCATCCAAATACCTCACCATAAAATTTCTTAGCACGTTCAATGT is a genomic window of Paenibacillus durus ATCC 35681 containing:
- a CDS encoding LysR family transcriptional regulator substrate-binding protein; protein product: MIASDFGKRVLKPVRDIINNISIIEQEAAAEKGFGIGTIRIGSFLSTTARLLPKMIATFKQLYPKIEIVLFEGTDHEVKEWINNRVIDMGFIAKLCWDDTIIPITRDKMVVVISKDHPLTNYPTTPLQKLADAPFIMPSGGCELIIREIFKQSDLSPFVQFEVMELATILNMVQEGLGVTVLPQLALPDTLPDVEVRELEPAIWRHLGLYCPYMNETSPAAQRFISTGQSLFK
- a CDS encoding LysR family transcriptional regulator, which gives rise to MTQSAVSHAIANMESELGVPLIIRETRRDCIGFWKACS
- a CDS encoding RBBP9/YdeN family alpha/beta hydrolase, whose product is MSRSFLVLYGVGGSGPDHWQRWLQQELVKQGEKVRFPDFPNKDQPNKDVWLDYLASVIEEIPQDEEVIVVAHSLACIMWFHYTASCPKRKVQRAILIAPPSPFLEYEPVMTFFPIPENMLEIATVAKKTLFVLSSTDPYCSVVDASEYLDLGVPCVMLPKMGHINVDAGYGPWPWILDVCLNEQVTV
- a CDS encoding VOC family protein, with the translated sequence MGRLVHFEIHVDDIERAKKFYGEVFGWTFEDWSDYAGMPYWGAVTGDANEPGINGALMQRQGASTQPGQAVNGYACTMGVEDYDSTETKILNLGGKLALPKYALPGMAWQGYYIDTEGNIFGIHQPDEHAK